One stretch of Sebastes umbrosus isolate fSebUmb1 chromosome 5, fSebUmb1.pri, whole genome shotgun sequence DNA includes these proteins:
- the uhmk1 gene encoding serine/threonine-protein kinase Kist — protein sequence MAHCGSSEPSTKLPAPRPDSMKPSSGGSVDQSMKPVLFEIFGEIWTVQSRLGQGVSASVYRVSSGRATATAAVKEFQADTQGGDYGYHKERSVLEDIQGHKNIVTLYGVFTNHSCMGVATRCLLLELLDVSVSDLLVRGNSGTQGGRPEQGHSMWLVQHCARDILEALAFLHREGYVHADLKPRNILWSADDECFKLIDFGLSFREGNQDVKYIQTDGYRAPEAELQNSLAQAGVEVEGDSGCTAAVDMWSLGIILLEMFSGIKLKDTVRSQKWKDNSAAIVDHLFASNSVVCPAIPVYHLRDLIKSMLLNDPKQRCTAETALLSPFFSIPFAPHIEDLVLLPTPVLRLLNLIDDSHLHNEEEYEDILEDMKEECQKYGSVVSLLIPKENPGKGQVFVEYANSGDSKEAQRLLTGRTFDGKFVVATFYPLSAYKRGYLYQTVQ from the exons ATGGCTCACTGCGGCTCCTCCGAGCCCAGCACCAAGCTACCAGCGCCTCGTCCCGACAGCATGAAGCCGTCCTCGGGAGGCAGCGTCGACCAGAGCATGAAGCCCGTCCTGTTCGAGATCTTCGGTGAGATCTGGACCGTCCAGTCGCGGCTCGGCCAGGGCGTCTCGGCCTCGGTGTACCGGGTCAGCTCCGGCAGagccaccgccaccgccgccgtCAAGGAGTTCCAGGCCGACACTCAGGGAGGAGACTACGGGTACCACAAGGAGAGGTCCGTGCTGGAGGACATCCAGGGGCACAAAAACATCG TGACACTGTACGGCGTGTTCACCAACCACAGCTGTATGGGTGTTGCCACCCGCTGTCTCCTGCTGGAGCTCTTGGATGTCAGTGTGTCTGATCTGTTGGTGAGGGGCAACAGTGGTACCCAGGGTGGGAG ACCCGAGCAGGGCCACTCCATGTGGCTCGTCCAGCACTGTGCCAGAGACATCCTGGAGGCTCTCGCCTTCCTTCACAGGGAAGGCTACGTCCACGCTGACCTCAAGCCACGCAACATTCTCTGGAGTGCTGACGACGAGTGCTTCAAGCTCATCGACTTCGGCCTCAGCTTCAGAGAGGGAAACCAG GATGTAAAGTACATCCAGACAGACGGGTATCGCGCTCCAGAGGCTGAGCTTCAGAACAGCCTCGCTCAGGccggggtggaggtggagggggactCGGGTTGCACGGCTGCCGTGGACATGTGGAGCCTGGGCATCATCCTGCTGGAGATGTTCTCAGGAATCAAACTCAAAGACACCGTCCGCTCGCAGAAGTGGAAG GATAACAGTGCCGCCATTGTAGACCACCTTTTTGCCAGCAACAGTGTGGTGTGCCCTGCCATCCCTGTCTATCACCTCAGAGATCTCATCAAAAG CATGCTTCTCAATGACCCGAAGCAAAGATGCACTGCTGAAACTGCCCTGCTGAGCCCATTCTTCAGCATTCCCTTTG ctcctCACATTGAGGACCTGGTTCTGCTGCCCACTCCTGTCCTGCGTCTGCTCAACCTGATCGATGACAGCCATCTGCACAATGAAGAAGAGTATGAAG ACATCCTTGAGGACATGAAAGAGGAGTGCCAGAAGTATGGCTCAGTGGTTTCTCTGCTCATCCCCAAGGAGAACCCAGGGAAAGGACAG GTGTTTGTAGAGTATGCCAACTCCGGTGACTCCAAAGAGGCTCAGAGACTGCTGACGGGCCGCACCTTTGATGGGAAGTTTGTTGTGGCCACCTTCTACCCTCTCAGCGCCTATAAAAGAGGTTACTTGTACCAGACTGTGCAGTGA